One genomic region from Jilunia laotingensis encodes:
- a CDS encoding ATP-grasp domain-containing protein has translation MEKQQKKLLLLGGLRYLLPVIESAHRLGYYVITCDYIPDNIAHKYSDEYHNVSIIDKEAVLALARELQIDGIMSFAVDPGVVTAAYVQEQMGLPGNPYESVCILQNKDRFRNFLTQHGFTVPKAKGFSSVEEALAERYWYSWPVIVKPTDAAGSKGVTRVDRPEDLGPALESAFEHSISKRVIVEEFIEKSGCSSDTDSFSVDGELKFVSFSAQRFDEGAANPYTPSAYSWPSTMTKGQEAELASEIQRLLSLLGMRTSIYNIETRIGRDGRAYIMEVSPRGGGNRLAEMLRFATGVDLITNAVRAAVGDEVRGVEQKPYNGYWAEVILHADREGHFIRLDIDEEFSISHVVQTDLWVKEGDKVSSFKGANDAIGTLVLRFDSEKELIAGMKNLDALITVVVQ, from the coding sequence GTGGAAAAGCAACAAAAGAAACTTTTGCTCCTTGGAGGATTGAGGTATCTGCTGCCCGTCATAGAATCCGCCCACCGGTTGGGCTATTACGTGATCACTTGCGACTACATTCCGGACAATATAGCTCATAAGTATTCCGATGAATATCACAATGTGAGCATCATCGATAAAGAGGCAGTGTTGGCGCTGGCCCGCGAATTGCAGATTGACGGGATCATGTCATTTGCGGTTGATCCCGGAGTCGTCACGGCTGCTTATGTGCAGGAACAGATGGGGCTGCCCGGTAATCCCTATGAATCGGTTTGCATTTTGCAGAACAAGGACCGCTTCCGTAATTTCCTCACCCAGCATGGTTTCACGGTGCCCAAGGCCAAGGGCTTTTCCTCCGTGGAGGAAGCTCTGGCTGAAAGATATTGGTATTCCTGGCCTGTAATAGTGAAACCTACCGATGCCGCAGGGAGCAAGGGGGTGACGAGGGTGGACAGGCCTGAAGATTTGGGGCCTGCCTTGGAGTCCGCCTTTGAACATTCCATTTCAAAACGCGTGATCGTCGAAGAATTTATCGAGAAGTCGGGCTGTTCCTCCGATACGGATAGTTTTTCCGTTGACGGAGAGTTAAAATTCGTTTCCTTCTCGGCCCAGCGGTTTGACGAAGGCGCCGCCAATCCGTATACCCCTTCGGCCTATAGCTGGCCCTCCACCATGACCAAGGGGCAGGAAGCCGAGTTGGCCTCCGAAATACAACGTCTGTTGTCGCTTTTGGGGATGCGAACCTCCATTTATAATATTGAAACTCGTATAGGCCGTGACGGCAGGGCCTACATCATGGAAGTGTCCCCTCGTGGCGGTGGTAACCGTTTGGCCGAGATGCTTCGTTTTGCCACGGGTGTCGATTTGATAACCAATGCAGTTCGTGCCGCAGTGGGTGACGAGGTGAGAGGTGTGGAACAGAAACCTTATAATGGATATTGGGCGGAAGTGATCCTTCATGCGGACAGGGAAGGACATTTCATACGTCTGGACATTGATGAAGAATTTTCTATATCTCATGTCGTTCAAACAGACCTTTGGGTAAAAGAGGGTGACAAGGTTTCTTCGTTTAAGGGGGCGAATGACGCCATCGGCACGCTGGTGTTGAGGTTTGACTCGGAAAAAGAGCTTATTGCCGGCATGAAAAATTTGGATGCCTTGATAACAGTTGTTGTGCAATGA
- a CDS encoding ATP-grasp domain-containing protein — protein sequence MKKRIAIIGASTGQLPLCKKAKEMGLETYCFAWPEGAVCKEYVDHFIPISIFEMDKIFQYCRDCNVDGVASNASEETALVVSYVAERLGKVCTPYRVLMNIQNKVFVRQKTNAIPVLAQVRFEVGPLENLMSSFPRPYVLKPVKGAAKKGVNFVDRSVENLSVPYDLKDATFMAEEYIVGKEYSVESISYNNRHEVIQITEKVGTGAPHFVELEHHQPACLPVFVEERIRNVIPLVLSSIGFINGASHTEIKVDDKNSIYLIEVNPRGGGDYISNALINLSTDYDYLEKLLLVALDMYEPVAVHNIAYSGIYFLSAYTSRLLPCFDMPEEDWIVLRERRGKELTASCSNYDRNGFILYCSNKKIIL from the coding sequence ATGAAAAAAAGAATAGCCATCATAGGAGCATCCACCGGGCAATTGCCGCTTTGCAAAAAAGCTAAGGAAATGGGGTTGGAAACCTATTGTTTTGCTTGGCCTGAAGGGGCGGTATGTAAGGAATATGTTGATCATTTTATCCCAATTTCAATATTTGAGATGGATAAGATCTTCCAATATTGCCGGGATTGCAATGTGGACGGGGTTGCATCCAATGCATCTGAAGAGACCGCGCTTGTGGTATCATACGTTGCCGAGAGGCTGGGGAAGGTCTGTACGCCCTATCGAGTACTCATGAATATTCAGAATAAAGTGTTCGTCCGGCAAAAGACCAACGCTATTCCTGTTCTTGCCCAAGTAAGGTTTGAGGTCGGTCCCTTAGAAAATCTTATGTCCTCCTTTCCCCGTCCCTATGTTCTCAAACCTGTAAAAGGCGCGGCCAAGAAAGGGGTGAACTTTGTGGATCGTTCAGTGGAAAATTTATCGGTTCCTTATGACTTGAAGGATGCCACTTTCATGGCCGAAGAGTATATCGTGGGAAAAGAATATTCCGTGGAGTCCATCTCTTACAATAACCGGCATGAAGTCATCCAGATAACAGAAAAGGTAGGAACCGGGGCTCCGCATTTTGTAGAACTGGAACACCACCAACCCGCTTGTTTGCCGGTGTTTGTTGAGGAACGGATTAGGAATGTGATTCCGCTTGTCCTGTCCTCAATCGGTTTTATAAATGGAGCTTCACATACTGAAATAAAAGTGGATGATAAAAATAGTATCTATCTGATAGAAGTCAATCCGAGAGGAGGTGGGGATTATATCTCGAATGCCTTGATAAATCTGTCAACTGACTATGACTATTTGGAAAAATTGCTCCTCGTGGCTTTGGACATGTATGAACCGGTGGCGGTTCATAATATCGCGTATTCAGGCATTTATTTTCTATCAGCATATACGTCTCGCTTGTTGCCCTGTTTTGACATGCCCGAGGAGGACTGGATCGTTTTGAGGGAAAGGAGGGGCAAGGAGCTTACAGCTTCATGTTCCAACTATGATCGTAACGGTTTCATACTTTATTGCTCGAATAAAAAAATTATTTTATGA
- a CDS encoding DegT/DnrJ/EryC1/StrS family aminotransferase, translating to MDEKLITVTSPLLPSLDDFLPYLQDIWDRKWLTNNGHYHQELEKALCEYLKVPYISLFTNGTLPLMCALQALRITGEVITTPFSFVATTHSLWWNGIKPVFVDIDPDTCNIDPAKIEAAITPRTTAIMPVHVYGKPCDTERIQEIADKYGLKVIYDAAHAFGVEVDGKSILEAGDMSTLSFHATKVYNTIEGGALVCHDEKVKRRIDYLKNFGFAGETTIVAPGINGKMDEVRSAYGLLNLKQVDTAIEGRRQVAIKYREALRNVEGVGFMEDMLGVRHNYSYFPIFIDAEKYGMTRDELYSRMKGRQVLGRRYFYPLISEFPTYRGLESASPDNLPVAHKVADSVICLPMHHDLDTGAINRVINLIVR from the coding sequence ATGGACGAAAAACTAATAACAGTTACTTCTCCCCTTCTCCCTTCCTTGGACGACTTCTTACCTTACTTGCAAGACATCTGGGATCGTAAGTGGCTGACCAATAACGGTCACTACCATCAGGAGCTGGAGAAAGCCCTGTGCGAGTATTTGAAGGTGCCTTACATCAGCTTGTTTACGAACGGCACCCTTCCCCTGATGTGCGCCTTGCAGGCGCTAAGGATCACGGGTGAGGTGATCACCACCCCTTTCAGCTTTGTTGCAACCACCCATTCCTTGTGGTGGAATGGCATCAAGCCGGTGTTCGTGGATATCGACCCCGACACCTGTAACATTGATCCCGCTAAGATAGAGGCCGCTATCACTCCTAGGACGACGGCCATCATGCCGGTCCATGTCTACGGCAAGCCTTGCGATACGGAACGTATCCAGGAGATAGCCGACAAGTATGGCTTGAAGGTGATCTATGACGCCGCCCACGCCTTTGGCGTGGAGGTCGATGGCAAGTCCATATTGGAAGCCGGTGACATGTCCACCTTAAGCTTCCATGCCACAAAAGTTTATAACACGATAGAGGGGGGTGCCCTGGTTTGCCATGATGAGAAAGTCAAGCGGCGAATCGATTATCTGAAGAATTTCGGCTTTGCCGGGGAGACGACCATCGTCGCTCCCGGCATCAATGGCAAGATGGACGAAGTTCGTTCCGCCTACGGACTGTTGAATCTGAAACAGGTGGACACCGCCATCGAGGGACGCCGGCAGGTCGCGATAAAATATCGTGAAGCGTTACGCAACGTGGAAGGCGTTGGTTTTATGGAGGACATGTTGGGGGTTCGCCATAACTATTCCTATTTCCCAATATTCATTGATGCTGAAAAGTATGGGATGACACGTGACGAACTTTACTCCAGGATGAAAGGGCGCCAGGTATTGGGCCGGCGGTACTTTTATCCCCTGATAAGTGAGTTCCCTACTTATAGGGGATTGGAATCCGCCAGTCCCGACAACCTCCCCGTGGCGCATAAGGTGGCAGACAGTGTGATTTGCCTTCCCATGCATCATGATTTGGACACCGGGGCGATCAATCGTGTAATCAACCTAATTGTAAGATAG